Proteins co-encoded in one Kribbella solani genomic window:
- a CDS encoding RecQ family ATP-dependent DNA helicase: MTDGSLALTEARAKVAGDVIRAIAGDGARLRADQETAVAALCEAAARVLVVQATGWGKSAVYWAATAIRRSEGFGPTLVVSPLLSLMRDQVAAASRAGLRAATLNSNNIDEWSSIEHDLRSGAIDVLLVSPERLANPGFGRRVLDGISGQIGLLVIDEAHAVSDWGHDFRPDYRRVSDVLQRLNPKTPVLATTATANSRVTEDVAKQLGESTLVLRGPLARSSLQLAVVNALSPLDRFAWVVDELPKLPGSGIVYTLTVADAQRLAAVVQEAYGRDVPVAAYTGQLDAGERESLEDALRDNRLKALIATSALGMGYDKPDLGFVVHVGSPPSPVSYYQQVGRAGRGIDHAVVALLPSDADAGVWDYFATATIPVPENVQRLLQALGSYGPDAPATVPGLEAETGLRRTRVELMLKQLAVDGVVDRVEKGWVRTGAEWTFDAEHYDGIVSVRRREADIMRAYTRGDRCLMQLLQESLDDPSAEPCGRCSVCLGHLPEPLVAEPSAETVATITRLLRGEVHVLEPRKMWPGGAFGGRGRIPSELSADAGRIVVFADAPEWREILQGAFNASPPVGDAVEALKSGAVAALSKWRGSWSSRPEVVVPLAAGGHRELTSTVADHIAAVGRLERAELTVDRAAYTDDLSSAEEAKVWRDGLQVDAGAEQSVAGRTVLLLVDSTSSQWPVTVAAAKLRDAGAAAVLPLVLHKRP; the protein is encoded by the coding sequence ATGACTGATGGATCGCTTGCTCTGACCGAGGCCCGGGCGAAGGTTGCCGGGGACGTGATCCGCGCGATCGCGGGTGACGGCGCCCGGCTGCGCGCGGATCAGGAGACCGCCGTCGCGGCGCTGTGCGAGGCGGCGGCGCGGGTGCTGGTCGTGCAAGCGACCGGCTGGGGCAAATCTGCGGTGTACTGGGCGGCCACCGCGATCCGGCGATCTGAAGGTTTCGGCCCGACCCTGGTCGTGTCGCCGCTGCTGTCACTGATGCGTGACCAGGTCGCGGCCGCCAGCCGGGCCGGGCTGCGCGCCGCCACGCTGAACTCGAACAACATCGACGAGTGGTCGAGCATCGAGCACGACCTGCGATCGGGCGCGATCGACGTCCTGCTGGTGTCGCCGGAGCGGCTCGCCAACCCCGGTTTCGGCCGGCGCGTACTGGACGGGATCTCCGGGCAGATCGGCCTGCTGGTCATCGACGAGGCGCACGCGGTGTCGGACTGGGGGCATGACTTCCGGCCGGACTACCGCCGGGTGTCGGACGTGCTGCAGCGGCTGAACCCGAAGACCCCCGTGCTCGCAACCACCGCCACGGCCAACTCGCGAGTCACCGAGGATGTGGCGAAGCAACTGGGGGAGTCGACGCTGGTGCTGCGCGGCCCACTTGCGCGGTCGAGTCTCCAGCTCGCCGTGGTGAACGCGTTGTCTCCGCTGGACCGGTTCGCCTGGGTGGTGGACGAGCTGCCGAAGCTGCCGGGGTCGGGGATCGTCTACACACTGACGGTGGCCGATGCGCAGCGGCTGGCCGCGGTGGTCCAGGAAGCGTACGGCCGGGACGTGCCGGTCGCGGCGTACACGGGTCAGCTGGACGCGGGGGAGCGGGAGAGCCTTGAGGACGCCCTCCGGGACAACCGGCTGAAGGCCCTGATCGCTACTTCCGCGTTGGGTATGGGGTACGACAAGCCGGACCTCGGCTTCGTGGTGCATGTCGGGTCGCCGCCGTCACCGGTCTCGTACTATCAGCAGGTCGGTCGTGCCGGTCGCGGCATCGACCACGCGGTCGTCGCCCTGCTTCCGTCGGACGCGGACGCGGGCGTCTGGGACTACTTCGCGACCGCGACGATCCCGGTGCCGGAGAACGTCCAGCGGCTGCTTCAGGCGCTCGGGAGCTACGGGCCGGATGCGCCCGCGACGGTGCCTGGCCTGGAAGCAGAGACCGGCCTGCGGCGTACGCGGGTCGAGCTGATGCTCAAACAGCTGGCGGTCGACGGCGTCGTCGATCGGGTCGAGAAGGGCTGGGTACGGACCGGCGCGGAGTGGACGTTCGACGCGGAGCACTACGACGGCATCGTGTCGGTACGGCGGCGTGAGGCCGACATCATGCGCGCGTACACCCGCGGCGACCGTTGCCTGATGCAACTGCTCCAGGAGTCGCTGGACGATCCGTCCGCCGAGCCGTGCGGCCGCTGCTCGGTCTGCCTCGGGCACCTCCCGGAGCCACTCGTCGCCGAACCCTCCGCGGAGACGGTCGCGACGATCACCCGGTTGCTCCGCGGCGAAGTACACGTCCTGGAGCCGCGGAAGATGTGGCCGGGCGGCGCGTTCGGTGGCCGCGGGCGGATCCCGTCGGAGCTGTCCGCGGACGCCGGCCGGATCGTGGTGTTCGCGGACGCGCCGGAGTGGCGGGAGATCCTGCAGGGTGCCTTCAATGCCTCGCCGCCGGTTGGTGATGCGGTTGAAGCGTTGAAGTCCGGCGCTGTCGCGGCGTTGTCCAAGTGGCGCGGGTCGTGGTCGAGCCGGCCGGAGGTGGTCGTCCCGCTCGCGGCCGGCGGGCACCGCGAGCTGACGTCGACTGTCGCCGACCACATCGCGGCCGTCGGGCGGTTGGAGCGAGCTGAGCTCACCGTCGATCGCGCCGCGTACACCGATGACTTGTCGTCGGCCGAGGAAGCGAAGGTGTGGCGAGACGGTCTGCAGGTGGACGCCGGGGCAGAGCAGTCGGTCGCCGGCCGGACGGTGCTGCTCCTGGTCGACTCCACGTCCTCCCAGTGGCCGGTCACGGTCGCCGCCGCCAAACTCCGCGATGCCGGCGCGGCCGCGGTCCTCCCGCTGGTCCTACACAAACGCCCCTGA